A portion of the bacterium genome contains these proteins:
- a CDS encoding CoA transferase, whose translation MPDAGSAVLDGVRVIEVADWGFVPSAATVLGDWGADVVKIEHPRFGDPIRGLVTAGLIPGASGRNFFVEHLGRNKRSVGIDLGHPEGRALLDRLLADADVFVTSFLDDARERLRLTWDDLRAVNPRLVYARGSGQGRRGPDARRGGYDGVSFWARGGIADRYSTTGQPPLQQRPAFGDFIGGMAIAGGVAAALFRRERTGVGGEVDVSLLGTAMWVLSPDITAALLYGFMLPSAGDMPGAPNPLVGTYPCADGRAIVLMMLQAERFWPLFAATIERPDLLERWPTPEVRSREHAAIRAELVAHFATRPRAAWTQLLAPTECIWGPFQTPLDLPDDPQVQANGYLLEAPQADGPVRVCANPVQFGGQPPAVRSAAADAGAHTEEVLLELGCSWEDIGRWKDAGVVA comes from the coding sequence ATGCCTGATGCCGGCTCGGCGGTGCTCGACGGAGTGCGGGTGATCGAGGTCGCCGACTGGGGCTTCGTGCCGTCGGCGGCGACCGTCCTCGGCGACTGGGGCGCCGACGTCGTCAAGATCGAGCACCCCCGCTTCGGCGACCCGATCCGCGGGCTGGTCACCGCCGGGCTGATCCCCGGTGCGTCCGGGCGTAACTTCTTCGTCGAGCACCTCGGCCGCAACAAGCGCAGCGTCGGCATCGATCTCGGGCATCCGGAAGGACGCGCCCTGCTCGACCGGCTGCTCGCCGACGCCGACGTGTTCGTCACCAGCTTCCTCGACGACGCCCGCGAGCGCCTGCGCCTCACGTGGGACGATCTGCGGGCGGTGAACCCGCGCCTCGTCTATGCGCGCGGCAGCGGCCAGGGGCGCCGCGGCCCGGACGCCCGTCGTGGCGGCTACGACGGCGTCTCGTTCTGGGCCCGGGGCGGCATCGCCGACCGCTACTCGACGACCGGCCAGCCGCCGCTCCAGCAACGGCCGGCGTTCGGCGACTTCATCGGCGGCATGGCGATCGCCGGCGGCGTTGCCGCCGCCCTCTTCCGGCGCGAGCGGACCGGCGTCGGCGGCGAGGTCGACGTCTCGCTGCTCGGCACCGCGATGTGGGTGCTGTCGCCCGACATCACCGCCGCCCTGCTCTACGGCTTCATGCTGCCGTCGGCGGGCGACATGCCGGGCGCGCCGAACCCCCTCGTCGGCACCTACCCGTGCGCCGACGGCAGGGCGATCGTTCTCATGATGCTCCAGGCCGAGCGCTTCTGGCCGCTCTTCGCGGCCACCATCGAGCGTCCCGATCTCCTCGAGCGCTGGCCGACGCCGGAGGTGCGCAGCCGCGAGCACGCGGCGATCCGCGCCGAGCTGGTCGCCCATTTCGCGACCCGCCCTCGGGCGGCCTGGACCCAGCTCCTGGCGCCGACGGAATGCATCTGGGGTCCGTTCCAGACCCCGCTCGATCTGCCCGACGATCCGCAGGTGCAGGCCAACGGCTACCTGCTCGAAGCGCCGCAGGCCGACGGCCCGGTGCGGGTGTGCGCGAACCCGGTACAGTTCGGCGGCCAGCCGCCCGCGGTCCGCAGCGCCGCCGCCGACGCCGGTGCCCACACCGAGGAGGTCCTGCTCGAGCTGGGCTGCAGCTGGGAGGACATCGGGCGCTGGAAGGACGCCGGCGTCGTGGCGTGA
- a CDS encoding sensor histidine kinase: MAVDAAPARDDTVSVATIRGASAIVLLAYCIFLPLETTYTDRDDLGVHLVLYGVTSATVLGGFLLTFLPWGERHTDALGVALSLVLAASTLGYFWVSPQLPTLVAMGLTLLLVGSAVLGLWSVGRTTVIGIGLTAAYAAIGVLRAPPDPVHGSFAFSVAALAVGVAVAFACAVGFARVRVRLDLRQRELTELSSRLMSIQEEERARLSRELHDELGQSLTAVLSYLWLVEKQLPAREDELHGRVAEARRLASKTLTQIRELSQLLRPSVLDDYGLVPSLDQHVKAFADREQLLTSFTAATLPHRLSREVETAVYRITQEALTNVARHARARSVQVTLGVEGDRLRLEVEDDGVGLRSGRHAGPARAGVGLIGIRERVRALGGTVQMGPANGGQGPGARLEVWLPLEAER, translated from the coding sequence ATGGCCGTCGACGCTGCGCCGGCACGGGACGACACGGTCTCCGTCGCGACCATCCGCGGCGCCTCGGCGATCGTCCTCCTCGCCTACTGCATCTTCCTGCCCCTCGAGACGACGTACACCGACCGCGACGACCTCGGCGTACACCTGGTGCTCTACGGGGTCACCTCGGCGACGGTCCTCGGCGGCTTCCTCCTCACCTTCCTCCCCTGGGGCGAACGCCACACCGACGCCCTCGGGGTGGCCCTGAGCCTCGTCCTCGCCGCGAGCACGCTCGGCTACTTCTGGGTCTCGCCCCAGCTGCCGACGCTGGTGGCGATGGGGCTGACGCTGCTGCTCGTCGGCAGCGCCGTGCTCGGGCTCTGGTCGGTGGGCCGCACGACCGTGATCGGCATCGGCCTGACCGCGGCCTATGCGGCCATCGGTGTCCTGCGCGCGCCGCCCGATCCGGTGCACGGCTCCTTCGCGTTCTCGGTCGCGGCGCTGGCGGTCGGGGTGGCGGTCGCTTTCGCCTGCGCGGTCGGCTTCGCCCGCGTGCGCGTGCGCCTCGACCTGCGCCAGCGCGAGCTGACGGAGCTGTCGTCGCGCCTCATGTCGATCCAGGAAGAGGAGCGCGCCCGGCTGTCGCGCGAGCTGCACGACGAGCTCGGGCAGTCGCTCACGGCGGTGCTGTCGTATCTCTGGCTGGTCGAGAAGCAGCTCCCCGCGCGTGAGGACGAGCTCCATGGTCGCGTCGCCGAGGCCCGCCGCCTCGCCTCGAAGACGTTGACCCAGATCCGTGAGCTCTCGCAGCTCCTCCGCCCCTCGGTGCTGGACGACTACGGCCTCGTCCCCTCGCTCGATCAGCACGTGAAGGCCTTCGCCGATCGGGAGCAGCTGCTGACCAGCTTCACGGCCGCGACGCTGCCGCATCGCCTCTCGCGCGAGGTCGAGACCGCGGTCTACCGCATCACCCAGGAGGCGCTCACGAACGTCGCCCGGCATGCGCGCGCCCGCAGCGTCCAGGTCACGCTCGGCGTCGAGGGCGACCGGCTCCGTCTCGAGGTGGAGGACGACGGCGTCGGCCTCCGCAGCGGACGCCACGCCGGCCCCGCGCGGGCCGGCGTGGGTCTCATCGGCATCCGCGAGCGCGTGCGTGCCCTCGGTGGGACGGTGCAGATGGGGCCTGCCAATGGCGGCCAGGGTCCCGGCGCGCGCCTCGAGGTCTGGCTCCCGCTCGAAGCCGAGCGCTGA
- a CDS encoding SDR family oxidoreductase, with amino-acid sequence MVALSGAASGIGAAVRARLLCDGARVIGVDLGDAEVCADLATPAGRRAAVDGVRALAPQGLTGAVACAGLGPHVPDRGLLVSVNYFGAAELLEGLRPLLVGRPGAAAVAVASNSASLPNAVDALVDHCLAGDENAARTAAATLHGASAYAASKRALACWVRRSATGPDWAGRSVRLNAVAPGAVQTPLLDGSLADPVLGPAVRGFPIPTGGFGTPDAVADAIAFLLGPDARFCCGSVLFVDGGSDALLRPDAF; translated from the coding sequence ATCGTCGCGCTCTCCGGGGCGGCGTCCGGCATCGGCGCCGCCGTGCGCGCGCGACTCCTCTGCGACGGCGCGCGTGTGATCGGCGTCGATCTCGGCGATGCCGAGGTCTGCGCCGATCTCGCCACCCCGGCCGGCCGCCGCGCGGCGGTCGACGGGGTGCGGGCGCTCGCGCCGCAGGGCCTCACCGGCGCCGTCGCGTGCGCCGGGCTCGGCCCGCACGTGCCCGATCGCGGGCTGCTCGTCTCGGTCAACTACTTCGGCGCGGCGGAGCTCCTCGAGGGCCTGCGGCCGCTGCTCGTCGGCCGCCCCGGGGCGGCGGCGGTCGCCGTCGCCTCCAACTCCGCGTCGCTGCCGAACGCGGTCGACGCACTCGTCGACCATTGTCTCGCCGGCGACGAGAACGCGGCCCGTACGGCGGCCGCGACGCTGCACGGCGCTTCGGCCTACGCGGCGTCGAAGCGCGCGCTCGCCTGCTGGGTGCGGCGCAGCGCCACGGGCCCCGATTGGGCCGGCCGCAGCGTGCGGCTCAATGCGGTCGCCCCCGGCGCGGTGCAGACGCCTCTCCTCGACGGCTCGCTGGCCGACCCGGTCCTGGGGCCCGCCGTGCGCGGCTTCCCGATCCCCACGGGCGGCTTCGGGACACCCGACGCCGTCGCCGACGCGATCGCCTTCCTGCTCGGGCCGGATGCCCGCTTCTGCTGCGGGAGCGTGCTTTTCGTCGACGGCGGCAGCGACGCCCTGCTGCGCCCCGACGCCTTCTGA
- a CDS encoding amidohydrolase: MATERIISADSHVNPEKDLWTREVPAAFKDRAPRVESTDMGDFWIVDSQISGAIGLDSSAGRKPEEFKAYGLGYKDMRPGSYDPKARLADMDIDGVDAEVLYFGGPVTQYPKDAALRRWIVQRYNDWMVDLSKAAPDRLIGLAHVPLVDIEEGITELRRIAKLGLRGFHCDPFPDERGGKPLWHEDYEPFWSAIEETGLPLSFHIVGPRNANVQATFQNPTPGVKETFIAIAPISICETVSTLVFTGILARHPKLKFVLVECGIGWIPYFLERMDQTFNKHRFWTKSILTEKPSTYWYRQGHATFISDLAGVAERHRAGLQNILWSTDYPHSDSSWPKSREALAEHFKDVPANERALIAGGNCARLYGLA, translated from the coding sequence ATGGCCACGGAACGCATCATCTCGGCGGACTCGCACGTGAACCCCGAGAAGGACCTGTGGACACGCGAGGTGCCCGCTGCCTTCAAAGACCGGGCGCCGCGCGTCGAGTCGACCGACATGGGCGACTTCTGGATCGTCGACTCCCAGATCAGCGGGGCCATCGGCCTCGACTCCTCCGCCGGCCGCAAGCCGGAGGAGTTCAAGGCGTACGGTCTCGGCTACAAGGACATGCGCCCGGGCTCGTACGACCCGAAAGCCCGTCTCGCAGACATGGATATCGACGGCGTCGACGCCGAGGTCCTCTACTTCGGCGGCCCCGTCACGCAGTATCCGAAGGATGCGGCGCTGCGCCGCTGGATCGTCCAGCGCTACAACGACTGGATGGTCGACCTGTCGAAGGCCGCTCCCGATCGCCTGATCGGCCTCGCGCACGTGCCGCTGGTCGACATCGAGGAGGGCATCACCGAGCTCCGGCGCATCGCCAAGCTCGGGCTCCGCGGTTTCCACTGCGATCCGTTCCCGGACGAGCGTGGCGGCAAGCCGCTCTGGCACGAGGACTACGAGCCGTTCTGGTCCGCGATCGAGGAGACCGGCCTGCCGCTCTCCTTCCACATCGTCGGCCCGCGCAACGCGAACGTGCAGGCGACGTTCCAGAACCCGACGCCGGGCGTGAAGGAGACCTTCATCGCGATCGCGCCGATCTCGATCTGCGAGACGGTCTCGACGCTGGTCTTCACCGGCATCCTGGCGCGGCACCCGAAGCTCAAGTTCGTGCTCGTCGAGTGCGGCATCGGCTGGATCCCCTACTTCCTCGAGCGCATGGACCAGACCTTCAACAAGCACCGCTTCTGGACCAAGTCGATCCTCACCGAGAAGCCGAGCACGTACTGGTACCGCCAGGGTCACGCCACGTTCATCTCGGATCTCGCCGGCGTCGCCGAGCGGCATCGTGCCGGGCTGCAGAACATCCTCTGGTCGACCGACTACCCGCACTCGGACAGCTCCTGGCCGAAGTCGCGCGAGGCGCTGGCGGAGCACTTCAAGGACGTCCCGGCGAACGAGCGCGCCCTCATCGCCGGCGGCAACTGCGCGCGTCTCTACGGCCTCGCCTGA
- a CDS encoding DUF4215 domain-containing protein, translated as MTRVLLAAPLVLAATMAFAAPANSPNDLCAPAANPCTVTGNWTIPGPAIVTFDFGARTLVLKQGAKIDFGGGDFRIVAGSVIMETNAALVGSGGLLSIDAVNDIRIQKAGSNAAKIDVNASFPGRVALTAGGRVQVDGQITAKATSADESGGDVAITAGDIVITGDITATGGAQGFSSGGAVDLISDASVTLSGKIDLTGQDLGGSFSVVADDDVNLGGILDLQAKAVDGSGGTIEIDSVDGRVALSGALRLAGRAGGAFGGDGGDLTVTAFTGSVELSGSIDVTGGGPSGSGGDVDISAGEDFIQVGSVSINGSTVGVGTTGPLVQIEASRKVVLGNIDARGSDAFGGGEVDIRAQCDLTLPGGRVVDARGSGGRIRLGSGGQLTVAGTMRATQQNELRWLTKEPITTGASIVPAATKVMDIDLIPCGGVGCGNEFLDTGEECDGALSGVCGQGVTCSEQCRCQICGNGILDPGEACDDMNTEDGDGCAADCSRATNVCGDGITDNLEGCDDSNTSSCDGCSATCQVETCGNGIIECAEECDDGPEGSLTCSTACAKQAPPGCGNGNPDPGEQCDDGNTANCDGCNAFCEIEGCGNGVVECGEECDDFNTVSCDGCSASCRTEECGNGTIDCFEECDDGAANGTTPSSCLAGVCEVGELCTPESTEACIQCAEHGDCTPLGECGDAACIAGICTPADPPSCDDGDACTQDSCNPAVGCVSTPIACDDGQACNGTETCDPAVGCVAGTAPQCDDGDLCTDDACSDAAGCENVPKVGIGSVTCRLETAAAIVAGASGQLGKKAAKKLPKGLRAIRTKVDVVGASSGKKAVKARKAATKQLKALGKYVGKQSGKQIPADVASALGAALTGASGALGGLTL; from the coding sequence ATGACCCGCGTCCTGCTCGCTGCCCCGCTCGTCCTCGCGGCCACCATGGCGTTCGCCGCACCGGCGAACTCGCCCAACGACCTGTGTGCGCCTGCCGCGAACCCATGCACCGTGACCGGGAACTGGACGATCCCCGGCCCCGCCATCGTCACCTTCGACTTCGGCGCGCGCACGCTGGTGCTGAAGCAGGGCGCCAAGATCGACTTCGGCGGCGGCGACTTCCGCATCGTCGCCGGCAGCGTGATCATGGAGACCAACGCGGCCCTCGTCGGCTCCGGCGGCCTTCTCAGCATCGACGCGGTGAACGACATCCGCATCCAGAAGGCGGGCAGCAACGCCGCGAAGATCGACGTCAACGCGTCCTTCCCCGGCCGTGTGGCGCTCACCGCCGGGGGCCGCGTGCAGGTCGACGGGCAGATCACCGCCAAGGCCACCTCCGCCGACGAGAGCGGCGGCGACGTCGCCATCACCGCCGGCGACATCGTCATCACGGGGGACATCACCGCGACCGGCGGCGCGCAGGGCTTCAGCAGCGGCGGCGCCGTCGACCTGATCTCCGACGCCTCGGTGACGCTCAGCGGCAAGATCGACCTCACCGGCCAGGATCTCGGCGGGTCCTTCTCCGTGGTCGCGGACGACGACGTGAACCTCGGCGGTATCCTCGATCTCCAGGCGAAGGCCGTCGACGGCTCCGGCGGCACCATCGAGATCGACTCGGTGGACGGCCGCGTGGCCCTCTCCGGCGCGCTGCGGCTCGCCGGCCGCGCCGGCGGCGCGTTCGGCGGCGACGGCGGCGACCTCACCGTCACCGCCTTCACCGGCAGCGTCGAGCTGAGCGGCAGCATCGACGTCACCGGCGGCGGGCCCTCGGGCTCGGGCGGCGACGTCGACATCTCCGCCGGCGAGGACTTCATCCAGGTCGGCAGCGTCAGCATCAACGGCAGCACCGTCGGCGTCGGAACCACCGGGCCGCTCGTGCAGATCGAGGCCAGCCGCAAGGTCGTGCTCGGCAACATCGACGCCCGCGGCAGCGACGCGTTCGGCGGCGGCGAGGTCGACATCCGCGCCCAGTGCGACCTCACCCTGCCCGGCGGCCGTGTCGTCGACGCGCGCGGCAGCGGCGGGCGCATCCGTCTCGGCAGCGGCGGTCAGCTCACCGTCGCGGGCACCATGCGGGCGACCCAGCAGAACGAGCTGCGCTGGCTCACCAAGGAGCCCATCACCACCGGGGCCAGCATCGTGCCCGCGGCCACCAAGGTCATGGATATCGACCTCATCCCCTGCGGCGGCGTCGGCTGCGGCAACGAGTTCCTCGACACGGGCGAAGAGTGCGACGGCGCGCTCTCGGGCGTCTGCGGTCAGGGCGTGACCTGCTCCGAGCAGTGCCGCTGCCAGATCTGCGGCAACGGCATCCTCGACCCCGGCGAGGCGTGCGACGACATGAACACCGAGGACGGCGACGGCTGCGCCGCCGACTGCTCGCGCGCTACCAACGTCTGCGGCGACGGGATCACCGACAACCTCGAGGGCTGCGACGACTCCAACACGAGCTCGTGCGACGGCTGCTCGGCGACCTGCCAGGTCGAGACCTGCGGCAACGGCATCATCGAGTGCGCCGAGGAGTGCGACGACGGACCCGAGGGCTCGCTCACCTGCAGCACCGCCTGCGCGAAGCAGGCGCCGCCCGGCTGCGGCAACGGCAACCCCGACCCCGGCGAGCAGTGCGACGACGGCAACACGGCGAACTGCGACGGCTGCAACGCCTTCTGCGAGATCGAGGGCTGCGGCAACGGCGTCGTCGAGTGCGGCGAGGAGTGCGACGACTTCAACACGGTCTCCTGCGACGGCTGCAGCGCGAGCTGCCGCACCGAGGAGTGCGGCAACGGCACCATCGACTGCTTCGAGGAGTGCGACGACGGCGCCGCGAACGGCACGACGCCCTCGTCCTGCCTCGCGGGCGTGTGCGAGGTGGGCGAGCTGTGCACGCCCGAGTCGACCGAGGCGTGCATCCAGTGCGCCGAGCACGGCGACTGCACCCCGCTCGGCGAGTGCGGCGACGCAGCGTGCATCGCCGGCATCTGCACGCCCGCCGACCCGCCGTCGTGCGATGACGGCGACGCCTGCACGCAGGACTCGTGCAACCCGGCGGTCGGCTGCGTCAGCACGCCCATCGCCTGCGACGACGGCCAGGCCTGCAACGGCACCGAGACGTGCGATCCGGCGGTCGGCTGCGTCGCCGGCACCGCGCCGCAGTGCGACGACGGCGATCTCTGCACCGACGACGCGTGCAGCGACGCCGCCGGCTGCGAGAACGTGCCGAAGGTCGGCATCGGCAGCGTCACCTGCCGCCTCGAGACCGCGGCTGCCATCGTCGCCGGCGCGAGCGGCCAGCTCGGCAAGAAGGCCGCGAAGAAGCTGCCGAAGGGCCTCCGCGCCATCCGCACGAAGGTCGACGTGGTCGGTGCCAGCAGCGGCAAGAAGGCGGTGAAGGCGCGCAAGGCGGCCACGAAGCAGCTGAAGGCGCTCGGCAAGTACGTCGGCAAGCAGTCCGGCAAGCAGATCCCGGCCGACGTCGCGTCTGCCCTCGGCGCGGCGCTCACGGGGGCTTCGGGTGCGCTCGGCGGCCTCACGCTCTGA